The window ACTGACTCAGGTCCCAAAATCGAGCTCTCTCCCACTTCAGTCTAATTGGTTGGTGACCTACGCTTATCCGTAGGGTGCAATGAAAGGGGCCATTCCGATAGTTGCTTGATagatattattataactaaatCGTGTTAGATGGAAAATGTTTGTCCCAGCTGCCCTGGAAGTCCAAAACTTAAACTTGAAGCATATCGTACACTATTTGAACTGTCCTTTCTGACTGACCCATCTGCGGGTGGAACAAGATACTAAACCGTATTAGATGGAAAATGTTTCTCCCAGCTGCCCTGGAAGTCCAAAGCTTAAACTTGAAGCATATCCTACACTATTTGAACTGTCCTTTCTGACTGACCCATCTGCGGGTGGAACAAGATACTGAAATCAAGTCTTGTGTCTAGAGCCTTTTCCATACTTTTCCAAAGTTTGGAAGTGAACTTTGGATCTTGTTCTGACAGTATAGTCTATCAATCTTGTTCTGACACCTTGGATCTTGTTTAGACCAAGTGTCTATAAAATACAACTAAAATAGGTCCTGCACATACGTCTTCACTTGCTTGATAAACTGAgtatcaaaaacaaaacaaaagagaaaaactagCTTGATAAGCCATTGCTAATTGCCCTTAACTGCTTGTAACTTCTTTTGTGCAGACAATTTTATGCTAACTTGTCTGTTTCGTATTTGTCCTTACCTTGTACAGAAGGAATCTCCTCTAGGTTTGGCCACGCAATCTGCTCATCcaggtaatttttttttttgcattatttGGCTAGTTGTGCCCCACTTCCTTTCACTGACTTGCATAATTAGCAATATCAATGTTCCTGTTAGGGAGAAAGACCATGTTCTAATGTCGTTTTTTCTTATAACAAGGGAATTGGTTGAACATTATACATGGTCTATTTCAGTTGTAATTTTCACTGTGGCTGAGGCTATTGTGAAGATTGGAATTATACATTCGTGAGAATGGAAATGCACCGTTGATATACAACATTTATCATTGTAGAAGAGGATAATATCATTGGTCACTTATCTCTTTAGAGATACCATCGTTTGTTCTCTATctatattaattgaattaataaagATATTGCCTGATAGGCTGCCTCTTCAATGTGGTCATGGTTTTAGCAGTTTTGGGGATTTCTGTTAACCTGTTTTACATTTTCTGACTGCAGCTCGTTTCTCCCCTGATGACAAATATTCGAGGCAAAGAGTTCTTCTTAAGAAGCGATTTGGCTTGCTTCCTACACAGCAGCCACCTCCAAAGTACTGAACTCAACGCACTCTCAAATCACAACTCTATGGCAGTTCTCAAGTGTTTGTTTCCCAAACCCCCATCAATAGTTAGATCGTGACTTGGTTAAACTTTGATAGATAGtttgccttttctttctaTGGCTTGTAATTGAGCTGTAAAGCACAATTCACTGTTGAACCTTTCTTTAAGCTTGTCAGTGGCTTTATGTTTgtattaaactttattttactGAAAGCAAACTTTTATGTACTTTGAAGATCTGGTTTTAGTGCAAGATAATGTGccttttttcatacttttctCCTCCTTTTGTACAAACATTGCAGTTGTCAAGCACCAATGTCTGCTGATCCTTTCTAAAGTTGTTGGCattgtttatgtatttaacCTGATTCATTGACAATTAATTGAGTCTAAGCCATAAGGTGGTAGTCTCCAATTTCCTTGGTTTTGACATTCAAGTTCCATCGACGTTTGTGATTCAAGACGCATATGCACCGGAATTCATCTCTAGACTATGAAGGTATGCAAGGTTCATTTTATGATCCATTGATTTGAAGaactataatattttagagaTGATCATGTGCTTCTCTTGGCCTGGGAATATGGTTTTTGTTCCAGggtatttgaatttgaacatTGAAAAAGTATGTTCAAATGGGTTATAGGAGCTAGGAGTTTGGGCCTAAGTTTGCCATATTGCTTGCAAAAATATAGCTGAACGGTTAGGTGCTTGACTCTTCTGCCCCACTTAAGGAATAATTAACTGGATGCAGATATAAAATTAGCTTATGAAACAGATATATCATCATCAACTATTTTGATGGTTTTGGTCTCTAAAGTACCATTTAGAGTTACAAGTTATACTTGGTGAATTgagtttcaaacttttaacCTTAGTTGAATTTATAACTTAATTCGTTAGTTGAATgtataacttaattaatttcttaagCTATGCTTAAGTTAGCATGATTGAGATGTGTCTTAAATAgataaacaaaagttaaaattttcaatcaaaatataaagcaGGCTAAAGTTGGAGAACAAAGGTATATTGTCACATGCGATAAACCGTGTTTGTCGAATTATTGTCTTCTAAACAAAACTTTGTCAAATTATGGTGGGTTCGTCtgtcaaataaaatgatttttgaaaaaggaaatgtagaaaaaggaaaatagaatACGAAATGAATCTTCCTTGAAACGATTGATGGAAGTATTATATCTTTGTTATAGacattgtttttagaaaaggaGGAAGAACATGGCATCCATTGAAGAAGACCAGAACTCTGTAGCCCTTTTCTTCAATCACAAAAGCACACTCTAACATGATCATACTTCTTTAATTTCCTAAAGATATGATTTGATATACACGAGTCCAAATCACCtagagtttttgttttcccaaaaagtaatttaattaacataattttcttttcttgttcttttaattacaattCAAAAGGTActttagaaaaacaattatgAAACAAATGTGGTTaggattaaaaaagaaaaagaaaagaaaagaaaaagaaaaagaaaaagaaaagaaaaagaaaaagtgatttAGAAAAGGAGCCAATTGAAGCACCATATAgaaactttaatttatgttatttttaggTTCATATATGTGAACATGCtctattttaaactaaacatacaatatagtttttctaaaaaaaatgtacagtCTAAAACAgcactttattattttgtcaaaaactATGTGCTGAAAATATCTTAATAATCACTCTATTTCCCAATTAAAcctaaacaaaaagaaaataatgcgAAATTAAAGCTTCCACTATTCAGACATAGGTGTCACTTTTGAGCCTATCcctttatatattatgttaatTTGATCCCAATCCAATATTTAATTGCAAAATTAGGAACAAAATCCAATAATCATTGAGGTATTAAAATGGGTTAAATTTTTCGTCTTAATTGGAAAGCTATTTgaaattctatatataattttttatatacgTGTAGACAATAGAGTGACACATGTGTTGGATTGTGTAAGATTTGCATATGGTTTCATCAATGGTTGCTTCGatatctttctcttcttttttctttttggaattAATGCGAAACTCTATAGaatctaatttcttttcttgttttcttaattaaattcttttcttttggagaGACTTTTATTGCCAGGAACTTTCAAAGTTCTCAAATTGTGTTGAAATTCGTTAGTACAAACTTTTGTCACCTTGATGATGATGggagaacaaataaaaatgtgttttgCATTAAAATTTACATCAAAGTCATTCACTAAAAAACGAGAGATCAATACATGAAAAACTACATAGTTCTTTAacgaaaaaaacaaaagatcaaTGAGTGAAAAGTTACatagttttttatttcgtTATTTTTCAGAGTTGTGTCTATCTAATCTCCAAACATGAGTTAAAAAGTATTCAATAAAAAGTTGTTAAATTTTTGAAGAGGTATTAAATTTGAAGGTATATCATTCGTTAGAGTTCATGGTTTCCTcgaaaattgattttattagtTTAGTATTTTTGAAATCGTCCTCTGGAGCCTAAATCCTTAATTTCTTAATCACTTTGCTTGTCCCCTAAGTTAGAAAAGAAACCCCTAAAACTCAGCTCAATTTCAGTGAGTATAACACTGCAAGTTTATCCAATTAATTGACACATCCTAACCACGGAAGTTTTGCCATATTGTACTGCCAAGTATGCCAACATGTGCCACATAAGCACTAACTATGCTAATACAGACTTtgatattaatgaaaatgaacatcaaatataataatataagttcAACATGAAGGGTACATGAAAGGTTGATCAAACATACTTTTCAAGGAAGTGCTAATTACAGCACTAAACAAAGGTGTTGTATTTCAtgaattgaactaaaatgtataaatgtgacccttttaattttttttatttatgttagtTTGATTTGCTAACACTCAAACTATTTCAATTAAGGTAGAATTTCGTAGACTATTAAACTCTACAAACTAGTAGCTGAAGTGATAGCGCAGTGATGGCCAAAGTTGGTCACATAAACGATGGTTAGAGTTGGTTACAAGTAGTCATTGTTGAAATCGGGCATCATAGATAATGATTATTGAAATTGGTCACTCGGTGTGACCATCAAAGTTGTCTGTGGTGGTGGTTGTCATTGGATGGGgacatttttttacttttaaaaaatacgtGTTTTAACATTGAATGAATTATTATAACGTATCCAATCCATTTCGAATGAGAGCTTAAAAcctatttaaaaattagaagcaTAACACTTATAATATTAACTTTGTTAATGAAACTTACAGgacttataattatttttatataaagaaagttataattatttggtaaagaaaaagtagtatttatttattgagaaGACATTTTAACTTTGATAACACAGGAAAAACTTGGATTATGCCAacaattattgtaaataattattctaaattcaTGCACAACTTCCAAAATTTCATATGTCCATTCTCTTGATTGAAgcataataatttattatattatattgcaGTGTGTTTTCCatagtaataaaaaacaatttgtaTAGCATAAGTTAAAGgtaaattgataatatttattatgtatTGGTTGAAGTGGGAAGTTTAAAAGTGGTATAAAAACgataaagaaaagattggGATTGAggtgtgaaaaagaaaaaatgaaaagagtcATATGGAACCCATTTAAAACTGTTACTGATAATATGATTAATTGCGTAAGGAATATAATTCCAACTGTCAAGTCCTTTTCTAACTAAACCAtcttattattcttaattaaacaatCTCCTACCCTTCCCTTCTTCACCTACTTAACTTAATATCTTTATATCATTATTGTactatactatatatattatatcatatctgcttcattatatattcattcaatttATTAACAGTAGTTTTGGACCCAATACATCTAATTAACGTTTGGTAAATTTTAGAggcaatttcaaaataaataaatgaaatccAACTAGCTCCATCACCCAGTTCGGCTTGGGAACATAACAGATTGGTCCACGTCTATCTAAATGAGCATTGATGGTGGAAAACCAACTATTTAATACTCAaagtttggtttgaaaaaGTCATTAatgtaattgaattttcaaaaaaagaaaaaggaaattaaactCTAAATAATAATTGGGAGAAAACTTGAGGTTCACAATTGTTTTTGGAATCACCACCCTGATTCCCACATAATTAAagggaaaattttggaaggatgATGAAGAATAAATGGGGGGGTGGGGAGGAGGACAAAGAACATCACATCCACCTCCCCGTCCTATCCATGAACATCTCTAACTATCTTCATTTCCCTTTAATTTACCAATCAATTCTCTTTAACTTCCACTCTCATTTCCTACTTTGTCGAGGTCGACTCTACCGCAAAATAAGCAAATGCAATACTTAGATTAGAcgttttttataaatttattccatcaattttatttgtctGGTCCTACAATATTTGAGTATCATTCGTTGTGTTCTTCATGAATTGAATCTAAGACCTTCTAGTTATTTTTTGAGATTAtgattagtttttctttcttttaaggccatgtttttctctctctaaacaaatttattgttgtgGTTATCCGATAgtcaaaccttttttttttgttagatttttggaagaatattaaaagtttagttGTCAtgcattaagaaaaattgaggaAAATCATGAGTTTTTTCTACAGGGTAAGAAAAGTCATAGTCTAAGGAACCTATGCCTTTGGTTTTCAATGGTCTATTAGaaacaatttaaactttaattttaattaaattacttttgtaTTCTCTAattagaaagtgaaaaaaaaggaTGTATCAGTCAAAAGCTTGACAGAGTGTCCTTGTAATTGGGgttagtaaaaattaattattttttgtgatggtggtaaattttcatataatagatttatttattattcatggTTTTTTTCTACGAGTTAGAATTTTTCAcgtattttcaatttttattggttttttctttttaaatttctcaatCATTTCTATGCTGATTTTGTGCAGTGTAGAAGTGGGAGTCTTTTCCTAACATTTTTCTATTCAGATCTTGACGTTAAGAAAACAACTaatatattactattttttttcttttcttgtgaactttgaacatatataaatcttttatgTTGTTTAGGTATTCAGAGAATATACTGAGTATACttgttataagaaaaaaaaatgtctatctacttaagaaaatatcaaattttaccGTTTTGGATGATATCAATTGAAACTTTAATACtctatcaatttaaactctaaactttgGTTAGCATGTACAAAATTCACaccattatttatattttgttcgaaaaatattttgtaaaacttataattattttaaccaAATTACTTCTAAATTATGTATCACAATCAATCTAGAATCTTTGTTAAGATTATACGTGAAAATTGTCCATTGATCAAGCCTTACACGTATACACACTTCTTCCAAATACTTTGGATATTAGTAAAATGAACGATAAGAATTAGTGCATggatatatttaagaaaaatctcatcgaagatttaaattaagtcatttatgaaagtttagagtttagcggttgacaaaataatacaatgtttatccaaatataatataacgAAAAATGATATAACTAAGCTTATATCAATATCTATAAAAGCTCACGATTCTAATTTTGACACAACCttgaacattaaaaaaaaaaaaaagatgttttcatatataaattacaacttctaaaaaaaatcatcaggTGCATGTAGACTTAGGAAAACAACTTTCTTATTagaaagtattttaaattgataattacATGTGGTATTAGTTCATATGAACCTAATTTAGAAGAGATAACACCaatgattaaattatatatatgaaaaaagaaaaggatagaTCATACTCTATTTTGGTGGAAACTCATTTTGAGGTTgctttttgaaattaagtgttcttcttttttttttcctcattttgtttggttttaggAATATAGGGAAATTAAATGATgataaagaaacaaagattgttccaattttgcaaatattaattactatACACATACAATTAAGAGAGCCAATGAGAGTTTAGTGATGTTGATATTACTAATACTCtgaattattattacaattaattaatcaagCAAATTTGTAgcaatttatttatctatcctaccatatatatatatatatatatattcattcttttttttttttattaatcattttataattttattagttttgtatacttttcaaatttcctGCTGGGAAGAAATGGAAACATCCAAAAACTGAAGTTAAAAAACattccttaattaattatatatgggaagacatttttcatttggctGCATTCATCTGCCCCAAatcctatttattttttaattaccaTATCTCAtatattacctttttttaatagGAACACTTCTCTCTAcactcttttgtttttataattcttCCTCTTTTATACATATGAGACGTATTTTAATTTGGAGAGAGTTCAAATCTCAATCACCTCCAAatgttttattgaattatatCTATGAAATGCTAcaagaatttaaatatatttttggtcTTCCAAATTTGATTTAGCTAGGTTGCAACATttctaagttttcaaacaGAGTCGATAACATTCACGAATTCtctattagtttttaaatttctctctctttgttaattattaatgGAAAGTTGATGGgcacatatattttattctattaaaaaatgttaaatttttaattttaatttctttaattcttctttatctctcatccttccctttccctttccctttccctttccttctttcatcttcttccttcacCATCAACAGTAGCCATCGAGGTGTATGGTTGTTGGTGGTGACACTGGCGACTgttgtattatttttctttcctcccCCCCAATATCtaattgcttcttcttcttcttcttctaattaattttcccttcctctctcttttagtatatatttttaagtgaaCTGTGAGacaacacaaaaaatatatatacatagacacacacacacctatATCTCATCATGATACCCCGACCGTTTATATGTTGAAGCCCAAGTTGAAACTTAAAGAGACTTCCATTTTATCCAAACAAGTTTCTTCAAGTTTTAAGATATCTTTTTAAAGCCAATCTAAACGTATAAATTAtccaaacaattaaaatatcattctcAAACACTCAAATCCTCATCACTTCCCTGTGTTGTTGAACTTAAACAAACTCAACATCTTTCGTTGATTGGATAAGAATATGATTGTTGgctaattatctttttttcattttcattaattacattaaaaaaaagccCAACACCATccttttttaaacataaaagatatgaattaattataattagggcattttcaaatatatcaaatgtgTATCATAATATCTTTCAActgtttaaattaaactttggtCACTTTTTAACTTCATCTACACAACCTGGTATGCGACCGAATTAAGGTATAGATtcattacataattaattagcattGGTTTTAAGAgcaatgaaaataaattgactAAGTTTATGAATGTTTGATGGAATGGGCCACAATTAACCggtatcaaataataatactgAAAATTATGGTGggtgaaaattttagaatattgatattttaagtgtcacatatttttattttcattttgatatgaCACTTCTTAATTAGTGTATGAAGTGTATCGAGTATATCGAATGTATATGATTAGTAGTGTATCatgtgtatcaaatgtatcaagtgcGTCATGTGTGTATCAAGTGTGTATTAGTCGTAGGATACACTAGATGACCACCAAACACTTTAGTCGTGATGACCTTTGTAAATGGATGAGCAAGGTTATCTGTAGAGACTATCTGAGTAACTACCACAGTCTTGGATAGATTTGAACCATAGGGTCGAGAACTTTAGGCAAGTTCTCTTTATGTTTGCCAAAATAAGCATCCCTAGTCCGTCATAGGCAGAAAAGTGATTGTGTGGAAAGACATTGATAGAAGAGTCAAATACGAAAATAGAATAGCTAGTTTTCCGTGTGGAAACTGAAAAAGCAAGAGAAAAACGAATAGGGTAGGACttattaatatgaatccaGAAGAGAGCAAACTATCAATAAAGAGAAAGGCTTGAACGtgaaatggttttttttttttttttggggggggggggggggggggggggggggagagGGGGCAACATTGTTCATTGAGGCGGCATGAGAAATTTCCACCCACTTGGTGTACTATCTCCTAGTGAGATGATATTTTCGCTTAGTATGTTTTCCACATTTATGGCTTTTGAACTCTTTGGAATTTacaattgaattattttcacAATAAAGAGTGACAAGAagatgcatatttggaacAACTTCCAAATCTATTAAGAACTTCGATTTTACTGCTTCTTTTGATGCCTTGCTGCTTTGTAGGCAACTACACATATTCAACTTCCATTGTGGAGTCAACAATGTAActttgtttgatattttgcTAGACTATTGCTCCTCTATACAAAGAGAACACCAAACTTTACTAGATTGAAAATCAGATTCAGTGTATTCTGTAAGGATCAGATTTCCACCCCCATATACAAGCACATAGTCCCTCGTTCTCTAAAAATACTTGAGGATATTCTTAACGATGGTCCAATGATTATATCCTAGGATTAGACTAATACCTGTTGACTATCCCTATGACTAGCATATGTTAGGTCGTGTATAACACAACATACATCAGGCTACCAACTGCTAATGCGTAATGAATGTGTCTCGTATCCTAACCTTCTCGAGGTGTCTTAGAAAATTGTTCCTATGGTAAATGAATTCCATGTCGAAAAGACAAAACCCCTCTTTTGGAGTTCTGCATCTTATAATTactagacaacattttgtcaaTATAAGTTGTTTAAGACATGGCTAGCTAGTGTTCTGTTCCAATGATTTCGAATATTTGGATCTCAAGAAAGTATTGTGCTTCTCtcaaatctttcatttgaaactGTGTAGCTAACCACTTTTTAGTGTTAGTCAAGTATCCTATATAGTTTCTAATGAGTAGGATGTCATCAACATACAACACTAAGAATGCCACAGTTGCGTTAACAATCTTCTTGTAGACACAAGATTTGTCAATATTATGGACAAAGCGATAAGATCTTATCGTATTGTCAAATCTTATATTACAGGATCTAGAAGATTGTTTCAACCCATAAATGAGTTTGTTCAActtataaatcttttattcttGGCATTATTCTACAAACCCCTTTGGTTGagacataaatatttttgtcaagaTAACCATTTAGGGTCGTTTGGGGCAAgaagtgagttattatagtcttgGGAATATAATAGCCTGCATTTGAGAATTATAATAGTCTGCGTTTGCTATGCATAGTACTTAGTCTgggttattataatatgtgtttgggaTCAAACtattatagtttgtgttattataatatatgtttgggCTGGAAATCACTATTATAATATGAGTTTTGCACAATTCTTTTTTGGGGTGCAAACtatattatagttt of the Cucumis sativus cultivar 9930 chromosome 3, Cucumber_9930_V3, whole genome shotgun sequence genome contains:
- the LOC101221807 gene encoding H/ACA ribonucleoprotein complex subunit 3-like protein → MYLQFYINENGDKVYTTKKESPLGLATQSAHPARFSPDDKYSRQRVLLKKRFGLLPTQQPPPKY